One Tunturibacter gelidoferens genomic region harbors:
- the pstS gene encoding phosphate ABC transporter substrate-binding protein PstS, whose translation MKLKVIATGVLALLTIGANAQNINGAGATFPYPIYSKWFSEYSALHPDVKINYQSIGSGGGIRQVSEGTVDFGATDGPMTDQQLKDAKIKVMHIPTVLGAVVPVYNLPGVNKELNFSSDVIADIYLGKISKWNDARIAKDNPGVSLPDKSILPVYRSDGSGTTFIFTDFLSKVSPDWSNKVGHSTSVKWPTGIGQKGNEGVAGMVRQSPYSFGYVELIYAETNKMSFGAVRNASGRFLKASTAGVTAAAAATAKTMPADYRVSITNAAGADSYPISSFTWLLIPTHSTDPNKAKALADFLGWMLDHGETEAAALTYAPLPKQVQDMVRKSIANVK comes from the coding sequence GTGAAACTGAAAGTCATCGCAACAGGCGTACTGGCGCTTTTAACTATCGGAGCCAACGCACAGAACATCAACGGAGCCGGGGCGACCTTCCCGTATCCTATCTACTCCAAGTGGTTTAGCGAATACAGCGCGCTGCACCCAGACGTGAAAATTAACTATCAGTCCATCGGCTCCGGCGGCGGTATTCGCCAGGTGTCGGAAGGCACCGTCGATTTTGGCGCTACCGACGGACCAATGACCGATCAACAGCTGAAGGATGCCAAGATCAAGGTGATGCACATCCCCACAGTCCTTGGTGCAGTGGTACCGGTCTACAATCTACCGGGCGTCAACAAAGAACTCAACTTCTCTTCCGACGTCATTGCCGATATATATCTTGGCAAGATTAGCAAGTGGAACGACGCGCGCATCGCAAAGGATAATCCGGGAGTCAGTCTGCCGGACAAATCGATTCTGCCCGTCTATCGTTCGGACGGAAGTGGAACAACATTTATCTTCACTGACTTTCTCTCAAAGGTGAGCCCTGACTGGTCGAACAAAGTAGGCCATAGCACCTCGGTCAAGTGGCCGACAGGTATCGGCCAAAAGGGAAATGAGGGCGTAGCCGGCATGGTTCGCCAGTCGCCTTACTCTTTCGGTTATGTCGAGCTGATCTACGCCGAGACGAACAAGATGAGCTTCGGCGCAGTTCGCAATGCTTCAGGTAGATTTCTCAAGGCGTCGACCGCCGGTGTGACCGCTGCTGCCGCCGCCACTGCCAAGACAATGCCTGCCGACTATCGTGTCTCCATCACGAACGCAGCAGGCGCCGACTCCTACCCGATCTCCAGCTTTACTTGGCTGCTGATCCCAACTCACTCCACCGATCCAAACAAGGCAAAGGCGCTGGCCGATTTTCTGGGCTGGATGCTGGACCATGGCGAAACCGAAGCCGCTGCGCTGACCTATGCTCCATTGCCCAAGCAGGTGCAGGATATGGTTCGCAAGAGCATCGCGAACGTAAAGTAG